The nucleotide sequence ACCGGGTCCTCGATGGTGGTGGGCTCTCCGAAATAGTCGGGCGGAGGCATATGCCAGTGGCCTTCGTAAAATATGCCCGTCAAAAACTCCCCGCGGGCTGTCAGCGTCAACTGACCCAACGGGGAGTCCAACGTGGTGTGCCGGTTGCTCATATCCTGTAGACGCCAGCAAGCACTGGAATGTGAGGTCCGGAATTCCTAGGAGCGCCAGCGCGTGGTCATGAGGAACCCGACAATTGCAATGCCGAAGCCGGCCACGATGTTCCAGGATGCCCAGTCGCGGACCGGGAACTGCCCTTCAGTGATGTAGAAGGTGATGATCCACAGGAGGCCGAGGATCATCAATCCAAACATGACGGCCTTGTACCAAACCGGGTTGGGCTTGTACTGCTGCGTGGCCGAAGTCTGTGGGGCCTGGCGGGCAGGCCGCTTGCGGGGCTTGGACTCGGGCACGGATCCTCCTGGACTGTTCGGTTGATACCCGTCCCTGCCGGCCTTGATATCCTGCAGGAAGGAAATTTCCAGCGGTTAACGG is from Paenarthrobacter nicotinovorans and encodes:
- a CDS encoding cell division protein CrgA, which produces MPESKPRKRPARQAPQTSATQQYKPNPVWYKAVMFGLMILGLLWIITFYITEGQFPVRDWASWNIVAGFGIAIVGFLMTTRWRS